A single window of Nitrospinota bacterium DNA harbors:
- the rsmH gene encoding 16S rRNA (cytosine(1402)-N(4))-methyltransferase RsmH, whose protein sequence is MNDGHVHRPVLLKEVVEFLIPRAGGLYVDCTLGGAGHAGEILKVGGGNARLIGIDRDEAALERAKALLKGYGGNVELHYGRYEDLSGIIGDRNVDGILFDLGVSSFMLDDPSRGFSFDKDGPLDMRMDRGQSLTAHEIVNSWERRDLAHIFRKYGEEPFAGKVAARIDRERAIAPIETTLQLARIVSESLPYKKSKVHPATKIFQALRIAVNGELEELGQALLHGIDRLSPGGRIAVISFHSLEDRIVKQTFARLAKGCDCPPSLPQCVCGKKPIVKMVTRKPVTADDSEIGMNPRARSAKLRVAERVAV, encoded by the coding sequence GTGAACGATGGGCATGTTCATCGGCCAGTTTTATTAAAAGAAGTTGTTGAGTTTTTAATTCCCCGGGCTGGGGGATTGTATGTTGACTGCACTCTGGGTGGCGCGGGCCATGCCGGGGAGATACTGAAAGTTGGAGGCGGAAACGCCCGGTTGATCGGAATCGACCGGGACGAAGCGGCGCTGGAGCGCGCAAAGGCTTTGTTAAAGGGCTATGGGGGTAACGTCGAGTTGCATTACGGCCGGTATGAAGATCTATCGGGCATCATTGGGGACAGGAATGTCGACGGCATTCTGTTCGACCTCGGGGTATCCTCGTTCATGCTCGACGACCCGTCGCGCGGATTTTCATTCGACAAGGACGGTCCACTCGACATGAGGATGGACAGGGGGCAATCGCTAACCGCCCATGAAATAGTAAACAGCTGGGAGAGGCGCGACCTCGCCCACATTTTCCGCAAGTACGGAGAGGAGCCGTTCGCCGGAAAGGTAGCCGCCAGAATAGATCGTGAAAGAGCCATCGCCCCTATCGAGACCACACTCCAGCTTGCCCGGATAGTTTCCGAATCGCTCCCATACAAAAAATCAAAAGTACACCCGGCCACGAAGATATTTCAGGCTCTCCGCATAGCAGTCAACGGCGAGCTTGAAGAGCTGGGCCAGGCGCTCCTCCACGGTATCGACCGACTCAGCCCGGGCGGGAGAATAGCCGTTATCTCCTTCCACTCCCTTGAGGACAGGATAGTGAAACAGACATTCGCCCGGCTCGCCAAAGGGTGCGACTGCCCCCCGTCGCTCCCCCAGTGCGTCTGCGGCAAAAAGCCTATCGTGAAGATGGTGACAAGAAAGCCGGTCACTGCGGACGATAGCGAGATCGGAATGAACCCCCGCGCCAGAAGCGCGAAACTCCGCGTAGCGGAGAGGGTAGCGGTATGA
- the sdhB gene encoding succinate dehydrogenase iron-sulfur subunit, producing the protein MATKFRISRFDPASDAKSHIQEFMLDIPKSSTLLDCLNLIKWQQDGTLTFRMSCRSAICGSCAMRVNGHAKLACKTQAVDVVENNVITIEPLGNFEIIKDLAVDLETFWRSLEKIDPWLKPDESIKYERERLQSSEDFHLIDPSSNCILCASCYSDCNVLEIDDRFLGPATLAKAQRFVYDTRDCERDARLKQLSKVGGMWDCTHCAECSTRCPTEAKPLSRILELKAAAMKDGFHNNNGARHVLAFRESVGGAFPPITGGGMINENYIPVRSVGFFNISGLLDIMPVGLRMFLRGKQPPLMPHVIDKMSEVKKMFRRFKEYLG; encoded by the coding sequence ATGGCTACAAAATTCAGAATTTCACGATTCGACCCGGCAAGCGACGCGAAATCGCATATACAGGAGTTCATGCTCGACATACCGAAGTCGTCTACGCTTCTCGACTGTCTCAATCTCATAAAGTGGCAGCAGGACGGCACGCTCACTTTCAGAATGTCGTGCCGGAGCGCCATCTGCGGCTCGTGCGCGATGAGGGTGAACGGGCACGCAAAGCTGGCATGCAAAACGCAGGCGGTGGACGTAGTTGAAAATAACGTTATCACCATCGAGCCGCTCGGCAATTTCGAGATAATAAAGGATCTCGCGGTGGACCTGGAAACATTCTGGCGCTCTCTCGAAAAGATAGATCCGTGGCTCAAGCCGGATGAATCGATAAAGTACGAAAGGGAGAGGCTCCAGTCGTCGGAAGATTTCCACCTGATAGATCCCTCTTCAAACTGCATACTCTGCGCCTCATGCTACTCCGACTGTAACGTCCTAGAAATAGACGACAGGTTCCTCGGCCCCGCTACCCTGGCGAAGGCGCAGAGATTCGTCTACGACACGAGGGATTGCGAAAGGGACGCGAGGCTCAAACAGCTTAGCAAGGTCGGCGGGATGTGGGACTGCACCCACTGCGCCGAATGCTCCACCCGCTGTCCGACGGAGGCGAAACCTCTTTCAAGGATACTCGAGCTGAAAGCCGCCGCGATGAAGGACGGTTTCCATAATAACAACGGCGCGCGGCACGTCCTCGCGTTCCGCGAATCGGTAGGCGGGGCGTTCCCCCCCATCACCGGCGGCGGAATGATTAACGAGAACTACATCCCCGTCCGCTCGGTAGGATTTTTCAATATCAGCGGTCTGCTCGACATTATGCCGGTCGGCCTGAGGATGTTCCTCAGGGGTAAACAGCCTCCGCTTATGCCGCACGTTATAGACAAGATGAGCGAAGTTAAAAAGATGTTCCGCAGATTCAAGGAGTACCTCGGATGA
- a CDS encoding UDP-N-acetylmuramoyl-L-alanyl-D-glutamate--2,6-diaminopimelate ligase, with amino-acid sequence MASELFNGISLNLGDIRVSSIEYDSRQVVKDSCFVAVKGFTVDGHDFIKDAISKGASLIVLERKPDFETDVPVVVVPDSRRELAKLSDRFYGHPSGKLGLIGITGTNGKTTVSYLVERMLQEAGHSVSRFGTIEYHFPDKTLGSPNTTPESADLQKLLAQSADYRNPRCVLEVSSHGLALGRLKETSFKGGVFMNLTQDHLDFHPDMNDYENAKRKLFTEFKPEYSVINVDDAVGKKWVSEGLPGKVITFGFSENADIRVVERKGGWEGSLLTLATPDGEYSIKTSLPGKHNVYNVLATIGVGVAEKFSQSVISKAVSSVKKIPGRFELVEAGQKFAVVVDYAHTDNALANLLQTARELTTGRVICLFGCGGDRDHGKRKLMGAVADKLADIVIVTSDNPRTEEPGKIIEEILTGIESPASERVRVIESRRKAIRDAIELAEQGDCVLIAGKGHETYQIIGKKKFDFDDRLIAADVLKGVGKP; translated from the coding sequence ATGGCATCCGAACTGTTTAACGGGATTTCACTCAATCTGGGGGACATACGCGTAAGTTCCATTGAATACGATTCAAGGCAGGTTGTGAAGGATAGCTGTTTCGTGGCAGTGAAAGGTTTTACGGTAGACGGACACGACTTCATCAAAGACGCGATTTCAAAAGGGGCTTCGCTGATAGTCCTCGAAAGGAAGCCGGATTTTGAAACTGACGTTCCGGTAGTTGTAGTTCCAGATTCTCGCAGGGAACTGGCAAAACTTTCCGACAGATTTTACGGGCACCCTTCGGGGAAACTTGGATTGATCGGGATAACGGGGACAAACGGCAAAACCACTGTTTCATACCTGGTTGAAAGGATGTTGCAGGAGGCTGGACACAGCGTCTCCCGTTTCGGAACGATCGAATACCATTTTCCTGACAAGACACTAGGCTCCCCCAACACAACTCCGGAGTCGGCTGACTTGCAAAAGCTTTTGGCACAGTCAGCCGACTACCGGAATCCTCGGTGTGTTCTTGAGGTCAGCTCTCACGGTCTTGCTCTTGGACGGCTTAAAGAAACGTCGTTCAAGGGTGGAGTGTTTATGAACCTCACGCAGGATCATCTCGATTTTCACCCGGACATGAATGACTATGAAAACGCGAAAAGAAAACTCTTTACCGAATTCAAGCCGGAGTATTCGGTAATTAATGTTGATGATGCAGTCGGTAAAAAGTGGGTGAGCGAAGGGTTGCCGGGCAAAGTGATCACTTTCGGATTTTCGGAAAACGCTGATATCAGGGTGGTGGAAAGAAAAGGGGGATGGGAAGGTTCTCTCCTTACCCTCGCTACTCCAGATGGCGAATATTCGATAAAGACAAGCCTCCCTGGAAAACATAACGTATATAACGTGCTTGCTACCATCGGAGTAGGGGTAGCGGAAAAATTCAGCCAGAGCGTGATATCAAAAGCAGTTTCGTCGGTTAAAAAGATCCCAGGGAGATTCGAGCTGGTTGAGGCCGGCCAGAAGTTCGCCGTGGTAGTCGATTACGCGCATACGGATAACGCTTTAGCGAACCTTTTGCAGACCGCGAGGGAGCTTACGACAGGGAGGGTGATCTGTCTCTTCGGATGTGGAGGGGATCGCGATCACGGCAAGCGCAAATTAATGGGAGCCGTAGCGGACAAACTAGCTGACATAGTGATAGTAACGTCCGATAACCCGCGGACGGAAGAGCCCGGGAAAATAATAGAGGAGATCCTCACCGGAATAGAAAGTCCTGCAAGCGAAAGGGTGCGCGTTATCGAATCAAGGAGAAAAGCGATAAGGGACGCGATAGAGCTTGCCGAGCAGGGGGACTGCGTGCTCATCGCCGGAAAAGGGCATGAAACCTACCAGATCATTGGTAAAAAGAAATTCGATTTTGACGACAGGCTCATTGCGGCTGATGTCTTGAAAGGGGTCGGCAAGCCATGA
- a CDS encoding CoB--CoM heterodisulfide reductase iron-sulfur subunit B family protein — protein sequence MKYALYTGCVAKGAGKELMVSTEIAARALGISLVEMKDASCCGAGVIHEDNPMLADALNARTFSIAEEMGLDIMTICSTCQGVMKHVQHKFAEKPSYKEKVNKELVKDTGRTYEGKVKIRQFYQIVDEEYGIDKMAEKATKSLKGLKIAPYYGCYALRPHETMDTKVPDKTSVLEKTITALGAEVVEFDASQKCCGFPILMPNKSNSLRLAGNVLESAKKAGADFIVTPCPLCHLNLDAYQGEAESMFGLSLGVPILHYSQMVALALGASAKDLRLANHIVKADHIAEKIPA from the coding sequence ATGAAATACGCGCTATATACAGGATGCGTCGCAAAGGGCGCCGGAAAGGAATTGATGGTCTCTACCGAGATAGCGGCGCGCGCGCTCGGCATTTCACTGGTAGAGATGAAAGACGCCTCATGTTGCGGCGCGGGGGTCATACATGAGGATAACCCGATGCTCGCCGACGCGCTCAACGCGCGGACGTTCTCCATCGCGGAAGAGATGGGGCTCGACATCATGACGATATGCTCCACCTGTCAGGGGGTTATGAAACATGTTCAGCACAAGTTCGCAGAAAAGCCCTCCTACAAGGAGAAGGTGAACAAGGAGCTGGTCAAGGATACCGGCAGGACATACGAAGGTAAGGTGAAGATACGCCAGTTCTACCAGATAGTCGATGAGGAGTACGGGATCGACAAGATGGCGGAAAAGGCTACGAAGAGCCTTAAAGGTTTGAAGATAGCGCCGTATTACGGATGCTACGCGCTAAGACCACATGAGACGATGGATACAAAAGTGCCGGACAAGACGTCGGTACTTGAAAAGACAATAACCGCGCTCGGCGCGGAGGTCGTGGAGTTCGACGCTAGCCAGAAATGCTGCGGTTTCCCGATACTGATGCCGAACAAGAGCAACTCGCTGAGACTCGCCGGGAACGTTCTTGAAAGCGCGAAGAAGGCCGGCGCCGATTTCATCGTCACGCCATGCCCCCTTTGCCACCTGAACCTGGATGCGTATCAGGGTGAAGCGGAGAGCATGTTCGGCCTCAGCCTCGGCGTTCCTATCCTGCACTATTCGCAGATGGTCGCGCTCGCGCTCGGCGCTTCGGCAAAGGATCTGAGGCTCGCCAATCACATCGTGAAGGCCGACCACATAGCCGAAAAGATCCCCGCCTGA
- the ftsW gene encoding putative lipid II flippase FtsW, producing the protein MPKRREIDYKILFSVVTLVIIGIAMVYSASGTIAGFRYGDPSFFIKRHLLWVLIGSAGMFVAMRVDYRNLRKLAPVFYLVSIAMLVIVFIPQFSREVGGARRWLSFGFVSFQPAEFAKLALIIFFSAFLVKKEEEGKLKDFVTGYMPSAIALGVGFLLILKQPDLGTSLILALVIFSLFFVSGIKTSYIIGTFLSLLPFLYVAILSVEYRRKRILAFLDPWADPSDSGFQIIQSYIALGNGHIFGLGLGDSMQKNFYLPDAHTDFIFSIIGEESGLIGCLVVIALFSIIIYRGLKVAFRAPDSFGMYLATGITLSIGIQAIVNMCVTTGLLPTKGLPLPFISVGGSALVMWMISTGILLNVSEHTT; encoded by the coding sequence ATGCCTAAAAGAAGAGAAATAGATTATAAGATCCTGTTTTCGGTTGTCACCCTGGTTATCATCGGCATTGCGATGGTTTATTCCGCAAGCGGTACGATAGCGGGGTTCCGGTATGGAGACCCGTCGTTTTTTATAAAGAGGCATCTCCTCTGGGTGCTGATAGGCTCTGCGGGAATGTTTGTGGCGATGCGAGTCGACTATAGGAACCTTAGGAAACTTGCGCCGGTATTTTATCTGGTTTCCATTGCAATGCTGGTTATCGTATTCATTCCCCAGTTCAGCAGGGAGGTAGGCGGCGCGAGAAGATGGTTAAGCTTCGGATTCGTTTCATTTCAGCCTGCGGAGTTCGCAAAGCTGGCGCTGATAATATTTTTCTCGGCGTTCCTCGTAAAAAAAGAGGAGGAGGGGAAGCTGAAGGATTTTGTGACAGGTTACATGCCGAGCGCAATAGCGCTTGGAGTTGGATTCCTTCTCATATTAAAACAGCCGGATCTTGGAACATCACTCATCCTTGCGCTTGTGATATTTTCGCTCTTTTTCGTTTCGGGGATCAAGACTTCATACATTATCGGGACATTTCTTTCGCTTCTCCCGTTCCTTTACGTCGCGATACTAAGCGTTGAATACAGGCGGAAGCGCATTCTCGCCTTCCTGGATCCATGGGCCGATCCTTCCGACAGCGGTTTCCAGATAATTCAATCGTATATCGCGCTGGGGAATGGGCACATTTTTGGGCTGGGGCTAGGTGACAGCATGCAGAAAAATTTCTACCTCCCTGATGCGCATACCGACTTTATATTCTCGATTATCGGGGAAGAGTCGGGATTGATAGGATGCCTTGTGGTCATAGCCCTTTTTTCGATAATCATTTACAGGGGGCTGAAGGTTGCTTTCAGGGCGCCGGATTCGTTCGGCATGTACCTTGCCACAGGGATCACACTGAGCATCGGTATCCAGGCGATAGTTAACATGTGCGTTACCACAGGCTTGCTACCTACGAAAGGCCTCCCTCTCCCGTTCATTTCGGTAGGAGGATCGGCGCTTGTCATGTGGATGATCAGCACGGGAATTTTGTTGAATGTATCAGAACACACAACTTGA
- a CDS encoding penicillin-binding protein 2: protein MSRKESAEKEIKFKRFRLGLVGFFMVCAAVSVIARLYYIQINQHERYASYSKSQYFQTVQLNQTRGKILDKNGTPLALTIPMRSVFAHPLQIENREKTAGVLAEELGLDADSVLKLISKKKNFVWVQRKITDEQYASLKEKDLKGVSFLEEDKRFYPYKNIGARVIGFCGIDNQGLAGIEYEYEKLLAGEKALFVANKDALGRVYGYADGRDPNDRFEVVTTIDVRIQQAAEKVVREAFEEYQAKAAIAIVMSAKSGEILAMAEQPEFNPNNFADYPTSSFKSLSVTQSYEPGSTFKVFLAAAALDSGVAKPEDKFDCGNGSIKVGENVISEAMGHSFGELSFSDVIVKSSNIGSIKIARLLGERRFYHYIRKFGFGSRTEVDLPGETSGLLQDYREWSSLSLPSISFGQEITATPIQLVSALSVIGNGGMYVKPHIVRKVTRNGKVEWEFKSPTPRRIISREAALGTMKILELAVREGTGEDAYAPGYELAGKTGTAQKFDRTLKRYSKDKHLASFMALFPAEDPMLSILVMVDEPAGAGWGGKVAAPMAKDIAIETARILDIPSSLDTRYVVNWTDLEEKYFKDEKEKGTDKPRGLVEKFLAADFSGMLEG, encoded by the coding sequence ATGAGCAGAAAAGAGAGCGCAGAGAAGGAGATAAAGTTCAAGCGTTTCAGGCTTGGGCTTGTAGGCTTCTTTATGGTCTGTGCCGCGGTGTCGGTTATCGCAAGGCTTTATTACATCCAGATAAATCAGCACGAACGGTATGCGAGCTACTCCAAGAGCCAGTATTTCCAGACGGTCCAGCTGAACCAGACGAGAGGAAAGATACTCGACAAGAACGGGACGCCGCTGGCGCTGACAATTCCCATGAGGTCGGTGTTCGCGCATCCTTTGCAGATAGAGAACCGGGAAAAGACAGCCGGGGTTTTGGCGGAAGAGCTCGGGCTGGATGCTGATAGCGTTTTAAAGCTTATAAGCAAAAAGAAGAATTTTGTCTGGGTACAGAGAAAGATTACGGATGAGCAGTATGCCTCGCTGAAGGAGAAAGATCTGAAAGGTGTTTCTTTCCTTGAGGAGGACAAAAGGTTTTACCCCTATAAGAACATCGGGGCGAGAGTGATAGGCTTCTGCGGAATCGATAACCAGGGTCTGGCCGGGATCGAGTATGAATATGAAAAGTTGCTGGCTGGTGAGAAGGCTCTCTTTGTCGCAAACAAGGACGCTCTCGGCCGCGTATACGGTTACGCAGATGGGCGCGACCCGAATGACCGGTTTGAAGTGGTGACTACTATCGACGTACGTATCCAGCAGGCCGCCGAAAAGGTGGTAAGGGAGGCATTCGAGGAGTACCAGGCAAAGGCCGCCATAGCGATAGTCATGTCGGCAAAGAGTGGTGAGATCCTCGCGATGGCGGAACAGCCGGAATTCAATCCCAATAATTTTGCCGATTATCCGACAAGCAGTTTCAAATCGCTGTCGGTTACCCAGAGCTACGAGCCGGGCTCGACGTTCAAGGTATTCCTGGCAGCAGCCGCTCTCGATTCCGGCGTTGCCAAACCTGAGGACAAGTTCGATTGCGGGAACGGCTCCATCAAAGTCGGTGAAAATGTAATCAGCGAAGCGATGGGGCACAGTTTCGGCGAGTTGTCATTTTCGGACGTCATTGTGAAGTCGTCGAATATCGGTTCCATTAAGATCGCACGGCTCCTCGGTGAGCGGCGTTTCTATCATTACATCAGGAAATTCGGTTTCGGAAGCCGCACGGAGGTTGACCTTCCGGGGGAGACATCGGGCCTGTTGCAGGATTACCGTGAGTGGTCGAGTCTTTCCCTGCCGTCAATCTCATTCGGGCAGGAGATTACAGCGACACCGATCCAGCTGGTATCGGCGCTTTCGGTAATAGGAAACGGCGGGATGTATGTGAAACCGCATATCGTCCGCAAGGTTACACGGAACGGCAAGGTGGAATGGGAATTCAAATCGCCAACCCCAAGGCGGATTATCTCGCGAGAAGCAGCTTTAGGGACGATGAAGATACTGGAGCTGGCGGTAAGGGAAGGGACCGGTGAAGACGCCTACGCCCCTGGGTATGAGCTTGCGGGGAAGACAGGGACGGCGCAGAAATTCGACAGAACATTGAAACGCTATTCAAAGGATAAGCACCTTGCTTCGTTCATGGCGCTCTTTCCCGCGGAAGATCCGATGCTCTCGATACTGGTCATGGTGGACGAACCTGCGGGCGCCGGATGGGGCGGCAAAGTGGCGGCTCCGATGGCAAAGGATATCGCCATTGAGACCGCGAGAATATTGGATATCCCTTCATCGCTTGATACCAGGTATGTCGTCAACTGGACGGATCTTGAAGAAAAATATTTCAAGGATGAAAAAGAAAAAGGGACAGACAAGCCAAGAGGCCTTGTTGAAAAGTTCTTGGCGGCAGATTTTTCGGGAATGCTTGAGGGATGA
- the mraY gene encoding phospho-N-acetylmuramoyl-pentapeptide-transferase gives MMYELLYPLHEQYQIFNVFRYITFRTTYAVITAVLLSFLLGPLLIGWLKRKELGERIREDAPAHHNVKAGTPTMGGLLIIISSVIPCLLWMNYSNRFMWAALLAIVLFGMLGAYDDLIKMRHGNGLSAKKYFLLQVLACVPVLWIISGDASYNGMFTNLYIPFFKNLQPDLSWGYYVFAILVIVGSSNAVNLTDGLDGLAIGPIIIAFSSYLVITYVSGHAGFAEYLQIPFIKGAGELAVLCGAVVGASLGFLWYNAYPAQIFMGNTGSVSMGALLGTIAVMTKNEIILILVGGIFVVEALSVIIQVVYYKATRKRVFLMAPLHHHFEKKGWAEPKVIIRFWIIAILLALISLSTLKLR, from the coding sequence ATGATGTACGAACTCCTTTATCCATTGCACGAGCAATATCAGATATTCAACGTGTTCAGGTATATCACTTTCAGGACCACATACGCTGTAATAACCGCCGTACTGCTCTCATTTCTGCTTGGTCCTTTGCTGATAGGGTGGCTGAAAAGAAAAGAGCTCGGCGAAAGGATCCGGGAAGACGCCCCCGCGCATCATAATGTAAAGGCCGGAACACCGACAATGGGGGGATTGCTGATCATCATCTCTTCGGTCATTCCTTGCCTCCTTTGGATGAACTACTCGAACCGGTTCATGTGGGCCGCTCTCCTGGCAATCGTGCTGTTCGGAATGTTGGGAGCATATGACGATTTGATCAAGATGAGGCATGGCAACGGATTGTCGGCGAAAAAATATTTTTTACTGCAGGTGCTAGCCTGTGTTCCAGTGCTATGGATCATATCAGGCGACGCAAGCTATAACGGAATGTTTACCAATCTATACATCCCGTTTTTCAAGAATCTGCAGCCTGATCTATCGTGGGGATACTATGTCTTCGCCATACTTGTGATAGTAGGTTCGTCAAACGCAGTGAATCTTACGGACGGCCTAGACGGGCTTGCTATCGGGCCGATAATCATAGCGTTTTCATCATATCTGGTCATTACATACGTCTCCGGTCATGCCGGATTCGCAGAATACCTGCAGATACCGTTTATCAAGGGGGCCGGCGAGCTTGCGGTACTTTGCGGAGCGGTAGTGGGTGCGTCGCTTGGATTCCTTTGGTACAACGCATATCCTGCGCAGATATTCATGGGGAACACCGGTTCCGTTTCGATGGGCGCGCTTTTAGGGACGATAGCGGTAATGACGAAGAACGAGATCATTCTGATACTGGTCGGCGGGATATTTGTGGTTGAAGCGCTGTCGGTGATCATCCAGGTCGTTTATTACAAGGCGACGAGGAAACGGGTATTCCTTATGGCCCCACTGCATCATCATTTTGAGAAGAAGGGGTGGGCGGAACCGAAGGTGATAATCAGGTTCTGGATCATCGCCATCCTTCTCGCGTTGATCTCTTTAAGCACTTTGAAACTGAGGTAA
- the murD gene encoding UDP-N-acetylmuramoyl-L-alanine--D-glutamate ligase, producing the protein MEILVVGLGKSGIAVANYLADKNHTVTITDNKTEKELTDSIALLDKSVSVSVGGFASVMKSEYDLVVTSPGVPWEGDVLSYFREAGVTVISEIELAFTEYKRDWIAITGTNGKSTTTMLVGEMLKRGGKEAIVCGNIGNPVIGEEGLSIFGTNVVAEISSFQLEGAVTFAPKVSAILNITPDHLDRHKTLERYVELKKRVFARQTSADFCVLNMDDVTTASLSGEIPSRLFGFSCEKKMKDGVYVSGEKMILSDKGRETEICKTSEIKLIGKSGIENGAAASAIAYCAGVDIEAVREALFTFKGLPHRMELVGEYRGVRYINDSKATNVNAALKGVEGMEEGVCVILGGRDKAGDFAPLADLIRKKNGHVVLIGEAAEKIAKSFGDYKKVVNASSMAEAVKKGAELVGAGSVLLSPACASFDMFRNFEDRGDKFREAVEKIVSNNEVAHA; encoded by the coding sequence GTGGAAATACTTGTTGTAGGTTTGGGAAAAAGCGGGATCGCGGTTGCAAACTATCTTGCCGATAAAAATCACACGGTAACTATTACCGACAACAAGACGGAAAAGGAGCTTACTGATAGCATCGCTTTGCTGGACAAAAGCGTCTCCGTTTCAGTTGGCGGTTTCGCCTCCGTTATGAAATCCGAGTACGATCTTGTGGTAACCTCGCCCGGTGTTCCATGGGAAGGTGATGTCCTCTCGTATTTCAGGGAAGCCGGAGTTACGGTTATAAGCGAAATAGAACTTGCATTCACGGAATACAAGAGGGATTGGATAGCGATTACCGGGACAAACGGAAAAAGCACTACGACCATGCTGGTGGGTGAAATGCTCAAGAGAGGCGGCAAGGAAGCCATCGTCTGCGGCAACATCGGTAATCCGGTGATCGGTGAAGAGGGGCTTTCCATTTTCGGAACAAACGTCGTAGCCGAGATCAGCTCTTTTCAGCTTGAAGGGGCGGTCACATTCGCGCCAAAGGTATCGGCAATTCTGAATATTACACCGGATCATCTCGACAGGCACAAGACGCTTGAAAGATATGTGGAGTTGAAAAAGAGGGTATTTGCCAGGCAGACATCCGCCGATTTTTGCGTGCTGAACATGGATGATGTGACCACGGCATCGCTGTCCGGTGAAATACCATCCCGCCTTTTCGGTTTTTCATGCGAGAAAAAAATGAAGGATGGCGTTTACGTTTCCGGAGAAAAAATGATCCTGTCGGATAAAGGGCGGGAAACGGAAATATGCAAAACATCGGAGATAAAATTGATAGGTAAAAGCGGCATCGAGAACGGCGCCGCCGCATCGGCAATCGCTTACTGCGCGGGCGTTGATATCGAAGCTGTAAGGGAAGCGCTTTTCACTTTCAAGGGGCTCCCTCACAGAATGGAGCTGGTTGGAGAATATCGGGGCGTCAGGTATATCAACGACTCAAAGGCTACTAACGTCAATGCGGCATTGAAGGGGGTTGAAGGTATGGAAGAAGGCGTCTGCGTAATTCTTGGTGGACGCGACAAGGCCGGTGATTTCGCACCGCTTGCTGATCTCATTCGCAAAAAAAATGGGCACGTTGTGCTCATAGGGGAAGCGGCTGAAAAGATAGCCAAATCGTTCGGCGATTATAAAAAAGTAGTCAATGCGTCATCAATGGCGGAGGCGGTAAAAAAGGGTGCTGAACTTGTAGGTGCTGGAAGCGTTCTGCTTTCACCAGCGTGTGCGAGCTTTGATATGTTCCGAAATTTCGAGGATAGAGGCGACAAGTTTCGCGAGGCCGTGGAAAAAATAGTTTCGAATAACGAGGTGGCGCATGCCTAA